One Triticum dicoccoides isolate Atlit2015 ecotype Zavitan chromosome 5B, WEW_v2.0, whole genome shotgun sequence genomic window carries:
- the LOC119306682 gene encoding guanosine deaminase-like: protein MEEAKAVQDREHKFLSIAVEEAYRAVDRGHGRPFGAVVVRNDEVVVSCHNMVVKNTDATAHAEVTAIREACKKLGKIDLSDCEMYASCEPCPMCFGAVRLSRIKRLVYGATAEAAIALGSCYQNANLEIKRADGDGALLAEQVFVNTKGKFQMY from the exons ATGGAGGAAGCCAAGG CCGTGCAAGATAGGGAGCACAAGTTCTTATCGATAGCGGTAGAAGAAGCTTACCGAGCAGTCGACCGTGGCCACGGACGGCCATTTGGCGCAGTTGTAGTCCGCAACGACGAAGTAGTGGTCAGTTGTCATAACATGGTTGTGAAGAACACTGATGCAACCGCCCATGCTGAAGTAACTGCAATTAGAGAG GCTTGCAAGAAGCTTGGGAAGATCGACTTGTCGGACTGCGAAATGTATGCTTCCTGCGAACCTTGTCCGATGTGTTTCGGCGCCGTTCGTCTATCCCGGATCAAG AGGCTGGTGTATGGAGCCACGGCAGAAGCTGCTATTGCCCTGGGAAGCTGCTACCAGAACgccaacctggagataaagcgagcGGATGGGGATGGAGCCCTGCTTGCTGAACAAGTCTTTGTGAACACCAAGGGCAAATTTCAAATGTACTAA